From the genome of Niabella agricola, one region includes:
- a CDS encoding MFS transporter, which yields MKYLTHTIWILSFISLLTDVASEMLYPIMPIYLRSIGFSVLLIGILEGVAEATAGLSKGYFGKLSDYTGRRTPFIRLGYTLSAISKPMMAIMTYPFWIFIARTVDRLGKGIRTGARDALLSDEALSDNKGRVFGFHRSMDTLGAVAGPLLALLYLYFYPNHYQTLFLIAFLPGLLAISLSFYLKDNATSSRINKASRPSFLFCVTGTAVRPATVNYWQDYWSLLYVTVLTYSCF from the coding sequence ATGAAATATTTAACGCACACGATATGGATATTATCTTTTATCAGCCTGCTGACGGACGTAGCCAGTGAAATGCTTTACCCAATTATGCCCATCTATTTAAGAAGCATCGGCTTCTCAGTACTATTAATAGGCATTTTGGAAGGAGTGGCTGAGGCCACGGCCGGTTTAAGCAAAGGATATTTTGGAAAGCTATCGGATTATACCGGCAGGCGTACGCCATTTATCCGTCTGGGCTATACATTAAGTGCCATTTCAAAGCCAATGATGGCAATAATGACATATCCATTCTGGATATTCATAGCCCGTACGGTGGACCGGCTGGGAAAAGGCATCCGTACGGGAGCAAGAGATGCTTTGTTGTCTGACGAAGCCTTATCCGACAACAAGGGGCGTGTTTTTGGGTTTCACCGTTCAATGGATACACTGGGCGCCGTAGCCGGCCCACTATTGGCATTACTGTACCTGTATTTTTATCCCAACCATTACCAAACGTTATTCCTGATCGCTTTTCTCCCAGGTCTGCTTGCAATTAGTCTTTCTTTTTACCTAAAAGACAACGCCACATCATCCCGGATCAACAAAGCATCTCGGCCTTCTTTTCTTTTTTGCGTTACTGGAACAGCAGTCCGTCCAGCTACCGTAAATTACTGGCAGGATTATTGGTCTTTACTTTATGTAACAGTTCTGACCTATTCCTGCTTTTAA
- the mgtA gene encoding magnesium-translocating P-type ATPase: MTDQPPLNTENFWSRTAEDLFTQLSCTKDGLSSGEAADRLKKYGLNLVKERNRSSVLLLFLRQFKSPITIMLIITAVLSAFLGDVSDMMIILVIVLSSSYLSFWQEKGADKAVRELLRLVQLRFSVIRDGCKQEVPFELAVPGDIVALSAGDIIPADCLLLDSNELFVDEATFTGETFPVGKRKGSVALDAPLMNRVNTLFMGSSVVSGKARALVIHTGVNTEFGKIANSLQTTSPETDFEKGIRRFGYLLMELTLLLVLSIFAINVLLHKPALDSFLFSLALAVGLTPQLLPAIVSINLSTGASRMAAQKVVVKRLSSIENLGSMNVLCSDKTGTLTEGRVVLKETLDAKGNGSQKVAQYAWINAALQQGFHNVIDDAITTTLAGDGKQYKLIGEVPYDFIRKRLSVQVLDDEGSLMVTKGAFKNVLDCCNSVETADGIVSINKFAAELRQRFEMLSAGGVRILGIAYRRFSASFVAKKEDEIEMVFLGFVTFFDPLKSDIVEVLKKMNASGVSLKIITGDNAFVSARVAADIGFKSVALLTGMELREISDAALLHRVRRVDVFAEMEPNQKERVIRALKKTGCVVGYMGDGINDASALHAADVGISVDSAADVAKQAADIVLMERDLGVLLNGIIEGRKTFANTMKYIFIATSANFGNMFSMAGASLFLPFLPLLPKQILLTNLLTDFPETAIARDNVDRQSIKHPQRWNLSFIRRFMIVFGLLSSVFDYLTFAVLIFLLHASEKEFQSGWFTESVVSAVMVLLIVRTRRSF; this comes from the coding sequence ATGACTGATCAGCCACCGTTAAATACTGAAAATTTCTGGAGTCGCACTGCTGAAGACCTTTTCACGCAGCTTTCCTGTACAAAGGATGGTTTAAGCAGTGGGGAAGCGGCTGACCGGTTAAAAAAATATGGTCTCAATTTAGTAAAAGAACGTAACCGGTCTTCTGTTTTACTACTGTTTTTAAGGCAATTTAAGAGCCCGATAACGATCATGCTCATCATAACAGCAGTTTTATCTGCTTTTTTAGGCGACGTTTCAGATATGATGATCATATTGGTGATCGTGCTTTCCAGCAGTTATCTGAGCTTCTGGCAGGAAAAGGGAGCCGACAAGGCGGTGCGGGAACTGCTCCGATTGGTGCAATTGCGTTTTTCTGTTATCAGGGACGGATGTAAACAGGAGGTTCCGTTTGAACTGGCTGTTCCTGGCGATATTGTTGCTCTTTCGGCTGGCGATATTATCCCCGCTGATTGCCTATTACTGGACTCAAATGAGTTGTTTGTTGATGAGGCTACATTTACGGGAGAAACATTTCCTGTTGGAAAAAGAAAGGGAAGCGTTGCATTGGATGCTCCATTGATGAACCGGGTAAATACACTTTTTATGGGTTCGAGTGTTGTAAGCGGAAAAGCCAGGGCCCTGGTCATACATACCGGGGTAAATACCGAGTTTGGCAAAATTGCTAATAGTCTCCAGACAACTTCTCCCGAAACAGATTTTGAAAAAGGTATCCGGCGGTTTGGATATCTGCTCATGGAACTTACATTGCTGCTGGTGCTTTCCATTTTTGCAATCAATGTATTGCTTCATAAACCGGCACTGGATTCTTTTTTATTTTCACTTGCGCTTGCGGTGGGGCTAACACCTCAGTTGCTTCCGGCCATTGTTAGTATCAATCTTTCTACGGGGGCGTCAAGAATGGCTGCTCAGAAAGTAGTTGTAAAGCGCTTGTCGTCTATCGAGAACCTTGGAAGTATGAATGTGCTTTGTTCTGATAAGACCGGTACACTCACAGAGGGAAGGGTGGTGTTGAAAGAGACCCTGGATGCCAAAGGGAATGGTAGTCAAAAGGTAGCGCAATACGCCTGGATCAATGCGGCACTGCAACAGGGATTTCACAATGTCATTGATGATGCGATAACAACGACTTTAGCCGGGGACGGCAAACAGTATAAACTGATAGGAGAAGTTCCCTATGATTTTATTCGTAAGCGTTTGTCCGTTCAGGTTTTGGATGATGAGGGAAGCTTAATGGTGACCAAGGGTGCTTTTAAAAATGTACTGGACTGTTGCAATAGTGTTGAAACTGCCGACGGAATTGTGTCCATTAATAAATTCGCAGCGGAATTACGCCAACGCTTCGAAATGCTCAGTGCCGGAGGAGTACGTATACTGGGAATTGCTTACCGGCGGTTTTCGGCCTCATTTGTAGCAAAGAAAGAGGATGAAATAGAAATGGTGTTCCTGGGGTTTGTTACTTTTTTCGATCCGCTTAAAAGTGATATCGTTGAAGTTTTGAAAAAAATGAATGCATCGGGCGTTTCCCTGAAAATTATTACAGGTGATAATGCCTTCGTAAGTGCCCGGGTTGCGGCGGATATCGGGTTTAAATCTGTGGCGCTACTCACCGGCATGGAGCTGCGCGAAATAAGCGATGCGGCGTTGCTTCACCGGGTTCGCCGGGTTGATGTATTTGCTGAGATGGAACCCAATCAAAAGGAGCGCGTCATCCGGGCTCTCAAGAAAACGGGATGCGTTGTGGGGTATATGGGAGACGGTATTAATGATGCATCTGCATTACATGCAGCAGATGTGGGCATATCGGTTGATTCCGCAGCTGATGTAGCCAAGCAGGCCGCTGATATTGTATTGATGGAGCGGGATTTGGGAGTTTTATTAAATGGAATTATTGAAGGGCGGAAAACCTTCGCAAATACAATGAAGTACATATTTATTGCTACAAGCGCCAATTTCGGTAATATGTTTAGCATGGCCGGCGCTTCATTGTTTTTGCCCTTTTTGCCGTTACTGCCGAAACAAATATTGCTTACTAATCTTCTTACTGACTTTCCGGAAACAGCAATTGCCCGCGATAATGTTGACCGGCAATCAATAAAACACCCCCAACGCTGGAATCTCTCATTTATCCGCCGATTTATGATTGTATTTGGGTTGCTGAGTTCTGTTTTTGACTACCTTACTTTTGCAGTGCTTATATTCTTACTGCATGCCAGCGAAAAGGAATTTCAGTCGGGATGGTTTACCGAATCCGTTGTATCGGCGGTGATGGTGCTGCTCATAGTGCGTACCCGACGTTCTTTTTAA
- a CDS encoding acetate/propionate family kinase has translation MTSIENLYFLTVNAGSSSLKINIFKIDSGLSLVLKGSIQDIGNDESPFLVTTEKERVLKNTKERCSNLAAAAKLFVQWLLLDEIPVNAIGYRMVQGGPAHRRPERIDNHFLEYLISIRSLASTHIPDEIDVISIFMDAFPAVKHIACFDTFFHNSIPPRAKYYPLPRSLWKEGIQKYGFHGLSFEFVMHHLQKTVAGEASGKIVIAHLGNGSSLAAVKDGQCVDTTMGMTPIGGLMMGTRCGDIDPGVLLYLLRQKKMTASDLEQVLSHESGLKGVSGVSANLEILLGLESENSQVAEALDLFCYNIKKMIGAMAAALNGIDTLIFTGGIGEHAAVIRNRVCDGLEYLGIRIHAGNNNSGELISSAGSAVKVRVVKTDEAYMIAKHMLSFF, from the coding sequence ATGACATCCATCGAGAACTTATATTTTTTAACCGTAAATGCAGGTTCTTCCAGCCTGAAGATCAATATCTTTAAAATTGATTCGGGTTTAAGCCTGGTATTAAAGGGGAGTATACAGGACATCGGCAACGACGAAAGCCCATTTTTGGTAACCACAGAAAAGGAACGGGTTTTGAAAAACACAAAGGAGCGCTGTTCCAACCTTGCGGCAGCTGCCAAGTTGTTTGTTCAATGGCTATTGCTTGACGAAATCCCGGTAAATGCGATTGGCTACAGAATGGTGCAGGGCGGCCCGGCCCATCGCCGGCCGGAGCGTATCGACAATCATTTTCTAGAATATCTGATATCCATACGTTCGCTGGCGTCAACCCATATCCCGGATGAGATCGATGTCATCAGCATATTTATGGATGCATTTCCGGCGGTTAAACACATTGCTTGTTTTGATACCTTTTTTCACAATTCAATCCCTCCCCGTGCAAAATACTATCCGCTGCCAAGGTCATTATGGAAAGAAGGCATCCAAAAATATGGGTTTCATGGCCTTTCATTTGAATTCGTGATGCACCATCTTCAAAAAACGGTTGCCGGTGAGGCCAGCGGCAAAATAGTCATTGCACATCTGGGCAACGGCTCCAGCCTCGCCGCTGTTAAAGATGGTCAATGTGTGGATACTACGATGGGAATGACCCCAATCGGAGGACTAATGATGGGCACGAGATGCGGCGATATCGATCCGGGAGTACTGCTATACCTTTTAAGACAAAAGAAAATGACCGCATCCGACCTGGAGCAGGTCCTGAGCCATGAATCAGGACTAAAGGGTGTATCAGGAGTAAGTGCCAACCTGGAAATACTGCTGGGCCTGGAGTCGGAAAACAGCCAGGTGGCAGAAGCCCTTGATCTGTTCTGTTACAATATAAAAAAAATGATCGGGGCGATGGCAGCCGCTTTAAACGGCATTGACACCCTGATCTTCACCGGGGGCATCGGCGAGCACGCCGCCGTTATCAGAAACCGGGTTTGCGATGGTTTGGAATATCTGGGAATCAGGATCCATGCCGGCAATAACAATAGCGGTGAGCTCATCTCATCGGCCGGCTCTGCGGTAAAAGTACGGGTGGTAAAAACAGATGAAGCCTATATGATTGCAAAACATATGCTTTCTTTTTTTTAA
- a CDS encoding universal stress protein codes for MKTIVAATNFSEVSNHAVAFAADVARMIRARLVIFNVIGLLPAMSDARLPLVACDATIEQSEQLLQQLLLKIKAKINSEIEAKTLYKVGSVISELDALCRREEPFAVFIASQFVTAFERIILGTYAVSIAKYSAFPVVVVPPSATMNGFKKVAIAIDLAQNSAVQWPFLRTWLELFHSQVDIVYVSSGVADPAKETIMTSIVDVQLRNFDLHYCFLKNDKIVDGIKEYVAENKPELLIMSVKRHGLFHKSVTRPFIETPKVPVLFLSPKFRGDMMSSGLEESATGIS; via the coding sequence ATGAAAACCATTGTTGCAGCAACAAATTTTTCGGAAGTTTCGAACCATGCGGTGGCTTTTGCGGCGGATGTAGCCAGAATGATTAGGGCCCGCCTGGTCATTTTTAATGTAATCGGCCTCCTGCCTGCGATGTCAGACGCGCGGTTACCACTGGTAGCCTGTGATGCCACTATTGAACAATCGGAACAGTTACTGCAGCAATTGTTGTTAAAAATAAAAGCAAAAATCAACAGTGAAATAGAGGCGAAGACGCTGTACAAAGTGGGCTCAGTGATTAGCGAGTTGGATGCATTGTGCCGGCGCGAGGAGCCGTTTGCTGTTTTTATTGCGTCTCAGTTTGTTACCGCATTTGAGCGGATTATACTGGGTACTTATGCCGTTTCCATAGCAAAGTACAGTGCTTTTCCGGTTGTTGTGGTGCCGCCATCCGCCACGATGAATGGATTTAAAAAAGTGGCGATCGCCATCGATTTGGCTCAAAATAGTGCTGTGCAGTGGCCTTTTCTAAGAACCTGGTTGGAACTGTTTCATTCACAGGTGGATATTGTATATGTAAGTTCCGGTGTAGCTGATCCGGCGAAGGAAACAATAATGACAAGCATTGTGGATGTGCAATTAAGAAATTTTGATCTGCATTATTGTTTTTTAAAAAATGACAAGATTGTCGATGGTATTAAAGAATATGTAGCGGAAAACAAACCGGAGCTATTAATCATGTCCGTTAAAAGGCATGGACTTTTTCATAAAAGTGTAACCCGGCCTTTTATTGAGACGCCAAAGGTTCCTGTACTTTTTTTATCTCCAAAATTCCGGGGAGATATGATGTCTTCTGGTTTGGAAGAATCGGCTACAGGTATTTCTTAG
- a CDS encoding MFS transporter, with the protein MRYWNSSPSSYRKLLAGLLVFTLCNSSDLFLLLKIKQGGTSDTETIGVYIFYNLVYAAAAFPFGILADRIGLKKIFITGLLLFTVVYAGMSRPGNWYWYGLLFFLYGLYAAATEGISKAWISNISSKDDTATAIGTYTGLQSICTLLASTLSGWLWFQFGAATAFWTCAIMSFLVAVYLFLIVPEPQIKKSGAQSQ; encoded by the coding sequence TTGCGTTACTGGAACAGCAGTCCGTCCAGCTACCGTAAATTACTGGCAGGATTATTGGTCTTTACTTTATGTAACAGTTCTGACCTATTCCTGCTTTTAAAAATCAAACAGGGCGGAACAAGTGATACTGAAACTATCGGAGTATATATTTTTTACAATCTTGTATACGCAGCCGCTGCCTTCCCATTTGGAATTTTGGCAGACCGCATAGGTTTAAAAAAAATATTTATTACCGGGTTACTGCTCTTTACAGTGGTATATGCAGGAATGTCGCGCCCGGGTAACTGGTATTGGTACGGTCTGCTGTTTTTTCTCTACGGTCTGTATGCAGCAGCAACCGAAGGCATTTCAAAAGCATGGATCAGCAATATTTCCAGCAAGGACGATACTGCAACGGCCATTGGAACCTATACAGGTTTGCAAAGCATTTGTACCTTATTAGCCAGTACGCTTAGCGGGTGGCTCTGGTTTCAATTTGGTGCGGCAACAGCATTTTGGACGTGCGCAATCATGAGTTTCTTAGTAGCCGTATACCTGTTCCTGATCGTTCCGGAGCCTCAAATTAAAAAATCCGGAGCGCAATCCCAGTAA